One genomic segment of Plasmodium cynomolgi strain B DNA, chromosome 14, whole genome shotgun sequence includes these proteins:
- a CDS encoding RNA pseudouridylate synthase (putative), with protein sequence GGVRWRGHTLKGTLHSWGGQLSRHISDNITKEVITHSYDRKKYEQNVHMYDTCKSYVDSKQKIFYDYVKEETPIIVPTIRGGRYFPPRKKNKDGEAELDGCTQRGGAPRERYSDARERHSDAKERYSDPTGSEQVKVKYLCEYKKWSKLISKRGSNRAVKDETEGEIHTAAANYETEKTGEKQPHKIDPQISEEKKNHISDELMHISIDNSKLFYPNRKTEGCREMKVTQYCWHEGLCSSRFAFNNLSRGIIQVNDQVVFQNVVVSPGKDKVELTKVGKELLRNKNITIILNKPKYYLSILNDHKEKKKLLARNLIRNENKFIEEEHKCMSYFFNKNVNIEKVNKLYVCGRLDANSTGLLVFTQNTLICSYLLNKHKCDVEKEYIIKTAEPIEEVHMELLRKNALVDGKLIYKCRIQYVDCFTLSFTLYQGFHKIIRKLCLLSNIKIKALHRVRIGGIHLKGLPLGKWRFLMPNESFFL encoded by the coding sequence GGGGGCGTCCGATGGAGAGGCCACACACTGAAGGGCACCTTACACAGCTGGGGAGGACAATTAAGCAGACACATCAGTGACAACATAACCAAAGAAGTAATAACGCACAGTTatgataggaaaaaatatgaacagaatgtgcatatgtacgaCACGTGCAAAAGCTATGTGGACTCCAAACAGAAGATCTTTTACGACTACGTTAAGGAGGAAACACCCATAATAGTACCCACCATAAGGGGAGGGCGGTATTTTCCCCCtcgaaaaaagaacaagGATGGTGAAGCGGAACTGGATGGCTGCACACAAAGAGGAGGGGCCCCAAGGGAAAGGTACAGCGACGCAAGGGAAAGGCACAGTGACGCGAAGGAAAGGTACAGTGACCCAACGGGGAGTGAACAGGTAAAGGTAAAATACCTGTGTGAGTACAAAAAGTGGAGTAAACTCATAAGCAAAAGGGGCAGCAATCGTGCGGTCAAGGACGAAACAGAAGGGGAGATCCACACGGCTGCCGCGAACTATGAAACGGAAAAgacgggggaaaaacaacCACATAAGATAGACCCACAAATTagcgaagaaaagaagaaccACATCAGTGATGAGCTAATGCACATAAGTATCGATAACAGTAAGTTGTTCTACCCAAATAGGAAAACGGAAGGATGCCGCGAAATGAAGGTAACCCAGTATTGCTGGCACGAAGGGCTGTGCAGCTCCAGATTTGCATTCAACAATTTAAGCAGAGGTATTATCCAAGTCAATGATCAGGTAGTGTTTCAAAATGTGGTGGTTTCCCCGGGGAAGGACAAAGTGGAGTTAACCAAAGTAGGCAAAGAGCTCctgaggaacaaaaatataactatCATTTTGAATAAGCCCAAATATTATTTGTCCATTTTGAACGACCacaaggaaaagaaaaaactgctGGCAAGAAATTTAAtaagaaatgaaaataagtTCATTGAGGAGGAACACAAATGCAtgagttattttttcaacaaaaatgtgaatatcGAGAAGGTCAATAAGTTATATGTGTGTGGAAGGTTGGATGCCAACTCCACGGGTCTTCTGGTTTTTACTCAGAATACGCTCATCTGCAGTTATTTGCTAAACAAGCACAAATGCGACGTGGAGAAGGAATACATTATCAAAACAGCCGAGCCGATAGAAGAAGTTCATATGGAACTCTTACGGAAAAATGCCCTTGTTGATGGTAAGCTGATATATAAATGCCGCATACAGTATGTGGACTGCTTTACACTGTCCTTTACGCTTTACCAGGGCTTCCACAAAATTATTAGGAAGCTGTGCCTCCTTTCCAACATCAAAATTAAGGCCCTGCACAGGGTCAGGATTGGTGGCATTCACCTGAAAGGTTTGCCCCTCGGGAAGTGGCGCTTCCTCATGCCCAAcgagtctttttttttg
- a CDS encoding hypothetical protein (putative), whose amino-acid sequence MFNIYTRGFSKKAGWSWIKNRRGRKKIISFAYPPKERSSIVKLTDESDKLVFVCNGKLRNTFMKTVKSMKETKCVVKNDTIHTPCLVVSKAKCHTLLESFTYDEILHLEKLAPRILQAFEEAQSRLHQDEQNRVLSKHEAVKFKLI is encoded by the coding sequence ATGTTCAACATATATACTCGAGGATTCTCCAAGAAGGCCGGTTGGTCGTGGATAAAAAACaggaggggaaggaaaaaaataatttcatttgcATACCCACCGAAGGAAAGAAGCAGCATCGTGAAGCTGACGGACGAAAGTGACAAGCTAGTGTTCGTATGTAACGGGAAATTAAGAAACACCTTCATGAAAACGGTGAAAAGCatgaaagaaacaaaatgtgTTGTGAAGAACGACACTATTCATACACCCTGTTTGGTTGTGTCAAAGGCCAAGTGTCACACTCTACTGGAGAGCTTCACCTACGATGAGATTCTGCACTTGGAAAAATTGGCACCCCGCATTTTGCAAGCGTTTGAAGAGGCACAAAGCAGGTTACACCAAGATGAGCAAAACAGAGTGCTCAGTAAGCACGAAGCAGTGAAGTTTAAGCTGATC
- a CDS encoding leucine-rich repeat protein (putative), which produces MKIDLELIKRKSEHNEGLLEELEEVALHQLQIKKIEFLNTHCRNLKILLMQNNLIEKIENLHQLKKLEYLNLALNNITLVENLHGCESLRKLDLTLNFIDLSSIEASVTNLKKNGNLRELYLMGNPCAKWQHLKLFVILHLEQLEVLDGSDILTSDRIMARQKSETVRNSLHDEQKKQKEQGNGHSEHYDSINQRKEIYEEIEREEVQNAQTDERKERPHRDVLPVYTDEGDIRQCNEGHYKFLFDEYSSNKHTFLKLFLPKYLCNSLIQVDVNVNYVRCVIKEKLFQVKLSDAILTDLTKISRKKYTGELHIKMTKKNYKGNKIFEGDPISEGDDGPPPVCHSLSPPRSPSASPASSASSASSASSSSSESSTSSKSSTSSTSSFFKKEYPIYANRRRRAANSSLALSSEAKGDFLLQAKETKYSSSVMNAIPSLEKIPKRSLTNMEMAQHHK; this is translated from the exons ATGAAGATCGACTTGGAGCTAATCAAACGCAAGAGCGAGCACAACGAGGGGCTGCTGGAGGAGCTGGAGGAAGTAGCCCTGCACCAACtccaaattaaaaaaattgaattccTTAACACCCATTGTAGAAACTTAAAAATACTCTTgatgcaaaataatttaattgaaaaaatagagaacCTACATCAGCTGAAGAAACTGGAGTACTTGAATCTCGCCCTGAACAACATCACTCTGGTGGAGAACCTGCACGGGTGCGAGTCGCTGCGCAAG CTGGATTTGACTCTGAACTTTATCGACTTATCAAGCATCGAAGCATCTGTAACTAACTTGAAGAAGAATGGTAACCTGAGAGAGCTGTACCTCATGGGCAACCCCTGTGCGAAGTGGCAACACTTAAAGCTGTTCGTGATTCTACACCTCGAGCAGCTGGAAGTTTTAGATGGCTCGGACATTCTCACATCAGATAGGATAATGGCTAGACAAAAAAGCGAAACCGTTAGGAACTCTTTACACGACGaacagaagaaacaaaaggaaCAGGGGAATGGACACAGCGAGCACTATGACAGTATCAATCAGAGAAAGGAGATTTACGAAGAGAtagaaagggaagaagtacAGAACGCACAGACGGATGAGCGGAAGGAGAGGCCTCATAGGGATGTGCTACCCGTGTACACTGACGAGGGGGATATTCGCCAGTGCAACGAAG GGCACTACAAGTTCCTTTTCGACGAGTACTCCAGCAACAAGCATACCTTTTTGAAGCTCTTCCTCCCCAAGTACCTGTGCAACTCACTTATTCAGGTAGACGTTAATGTAAACTACGTCCGATGCGTAATCAAAGAGAAGCTGTTCCAAGTCAAACTGAGCGATGCCATTTTAACAGACCTCACTAAAAtttcgagaaaaaaatacactgGGGAATTGCACATCAAAAtgacgaagaaaaattataaaggaaataaaatttttgaaggGGATCCTATCAGCGAGGGGGATGATGGTCCTCCCCCGGTCTGCCATTCGTTGTCACCACCCCGTTCGCCTTCCGCCTCGCCTGCCTCTTCCGCCTCGTCTGCCTCTTCCGCCTCGTCCAGTTCTTCCGAATCGTCTACTTCTTCCAAATCGTCTACTTCTTCCACGTCAtccttcttcaaaaaggagtACCCAATTTATGCCAACAGGCGGAGGCGCGCAGCCAATTCTTCCTTGGCCCTGTCCAGCGAGGCGAAAGGTGATTTCCTTCTGCAGGCGAAAGAAACGAAGTACTCCTCCTCCGTGATGAATGCCATTCCTTCGctggaaaaaattccaaaacGGAGTCTCACTAACATGGAAATGGCTCAGCATCACAAATGA
- a CDS encoding hypothetical protein (putative), with protein MIRRGRNVATAISPLFSTSRKVQTSVGRNPGSKHSPNHHDGFSSLKDGFSSQKDNVSSLRDNVSSLKDNVSSIKDNVSSLNDDLSFLNDDIKHNLFRLKCIEQKKIKTDRIVYKKILKDLLKKKESFVANDMVEFLYILIYNDLYHLDICSNFFSHFYHRCVHSGRYLEGVHVNSVVHLIFAFYVFEGYGFFGGAANRGIPNWGANRGANRGANTEANTDTNTDTNTDTNTEANTDASTTRYREYHRNDAHMSFHLYTHLARYIHANMEHINKSHLIKILLVLSQFTSNWGTTAFMQSGGTETAEQKSAVKNIGINLFPIIESFAEKIDIAKDIKKVKTTHRSCEKLKFTLVEMFMSHYRQVEIRNHIFYRNVDTQRSSVENYETYKNNILRAMRKYVFLDEIYSLGVYYKMVFFKAIYSLHFFQFPFLRHLYEIHSYAISNDVDHLDYSERLHFSGEGRGAVDWEMAEVDGERAEPSHPEKTCAQKHSQKRCGERAKNKIVELAKRGDVFNNAYVNLLNGIESDIKNCSPEEALNTLLQLHLLRFVDNHFVLPLISKLCNSTDKLRNEQKKKMNVIIISLLSFLSPHIASVESIQKGPLRDVNVFNHTYCNNDVYVGHLQRLREFVQLLHNKQIFKRKRKELLSWSNYKCV; from the exons ATGATAAGACGAGGAAGGAACGTGGCTACAGCTATAAGCCCCCTTTTCAGCACGAGCAGAAAGGTCCAAACGTCCGTGGGGAGGAACCCCGGGAGCAAGCACTCGCCGAACCATCACGATGGCTTCAGCTCCCTAAAGGATGGCTTCAGCTCCCAAAAGGATAACGTCAGCTCCCTAAGGGATAACGTCAGCTCCCTAAAGGATAACGTCAGCTCCATAAAGGATAACGTTAGCTCCCTAAACGACGACCTAAGCTTCCTAAACGATGACATCAAACACAATTTGTTCAGGTTAAAATGTATCGagcagaagaaaataaaaacggacCGCATTGtatataagaaaatattaaaggaccttttgaaaaaaaaggaaagcttCGTGGCCAACGACATGGTAgaatttttgtacatactTATCTATAACGACTTGTACCACTTAGACATAtgctccaattttttttctcatttttatcaccGGTGTGTGCACTCTGGGAGGTACCTGGAGGGCGTGCACGTGAACAGCGTGGTTCACTTGATCTTCGCGTTTTACGTGTTTGAAGGGTATGGCTTCTTTGGGGGAGCGGCCAATCGGGGAATCCCCAATTGGGGGGCCAACAGGGGGGCCAACAGGGGGGCAAACACAGAGGCCAACACGGATACCAACACGGACACCAACACGGATACCAACACAGAGGCCAACACGGATGCCTCTACCACACGGTACCGCGAGTACCACCGTAACGACGCGCACATGAGCTTCCACCTCTACACCCACCTCGCACGATATATTCACGCAAACATGGAGCACATAAACAAAAGCCACCTAATAAAGATTTTGCTTGTCCTCTCTCAGTTCACATCCAACTGGGGCACCACTGCATTCATGCAGAGTGGAGGCACGGAAACAGCAGAACAGAAAAGCGCCGTAAAAAACATAGGGATAAATTTATTCCCCATAATCGAATCCTTcgcagaaaaaattgacatagcgaaagatattaaaaaagt AAAGACTACCCACAGGAGTtgcgaaaaattaaaatttactCTCGTGGAAATGTTTATGAGCCATTACAGACAAGTCGAAATACgaaatcatattttttatcgaaACGTGGATACACAGAGGAGCAGCGTGGAAAATTACGAAACGTATaagaataatattttgaGGGCCATGAGGAAATATGTCTTCCTTGATGAGATTTACAGCTTGGGGGTGTATTACAAGATGGTGTTTTTCAAGGCCATTTATtcgctgcatttttttcagttcccctttttgcgccacTTGTATGAGATTCACTCTTACGCGATCAGTAATGATGTGGACCATTTGGACTACAGCGAACGGTTGCATTTTAGCGGCGAGGGGAGAGGGGCGGTGGACTGGGAGATGGCCGAGGTGGACGGAGAGAGGGCAGAGCCGAGTCACCCAGAAAAAACATGCGCGCAGAAGCACTCCCAAAAGAGATGCGGCGAACGggcaaaaaacaaaatcgtGGAGCTCGCAAAAAGAGGGGACGTCTTCAACAATGCGTACGTAAACCTACTGAACGGTATTGAAAgcgacataaaaaattgctccCCAGAGGAAGCATTAAACACACTGCTGCAATTGCACTTGCTAAGATTCGTAGACAACCACTTCGTGCTACCACTCATTTCGAAGCTCTGCAACAGTACGGACAAGCTCcgaaatgaacagaaaaaaaaaatgaacgtaaTTATAATATCTCTGCTATCTTTCCTTTCGCCCCATATTGCGTCCGTCGAGTCAATCCAAAAAGGACCGCTTCGCGACGTGAACGTATTTAATCACACGTACTGCAACAATGATGTTTATGTGGGACACCTGCAGAGGCTGCGAGAGTTCGTGCAGCTCCTACATAATAAACAGATTTttaagaggaagaggaaggagtTGCTCTCTTGGTCAAACTACAAGTGTGTGTAG
- a CDS encoding NIMA-related protein kinase (Pfnek-1;~putative) has product MPSKYDDGESRLNEYEVIKKIGNGRFGEVFLVKHKRTQEFFCWKAISYRGLKEREKSQLVIEVNVMRELKHKNIVRYIDRFLNKANQKLYILMEFCDAGDLSRNIQKCYKMFGKIEEHAIVDITRQLLHALAYCHNLKDGPNGERVLHRDLKPQNIFLSTGIRHIGKITAQANSLNGRPIAKIGDFGLSKNIGIESMAHSCVGTPYYWSPELLLHETKSYDDKSDMWALGCIIYELCSGKTPFHKANNFSQLISELKRGPELPIKGKSKDLNMLIKNLLSLSAKERPSALQCLGYQIIKSVGPPGGGVVGVAGVAAGVGVGAGIGAGVGVGAGAGVAVAATPGAVVTRRNPSKEHAGLQLATMENGKNVEAANYVISPNVLMNQRNDEQRGRRSSSCVSRQSANNVTSKDDRKYPQDGATNCHAVNGHYGGRVDKGHAERTRIEKENAQRKALEMKILEKKRIERLERERVERLERERVERLERDRVERLERDRVERLERDRVERLERDRVERMERDRVERLERERVDRLERERVDRLERERVDRLERERVDRLERERADRLERDRLEKARRNSYFLKGMENGPNGGGGPADGPSVGASDRRSHSGVRSSIQSSARSGVHESVRSGVHESVRSGVHESVRSVVHDSVRSGVHDSVRNGIPDHVRKSTSSASNVEGMGNGRALPPNQGTHGGTFSRAKDTNDHVSNYKPYIYDSRKAKNYQETFDRSDLHGYMKNSSITTTVPSSHIMQTQGNKAVSVNSKYLGGGGYGGYSNHAATGQYITNSVESAKYRDHSKYSVGLAENAKEMYKETVNSICSTESQYERVYNRSNRGVHAHSGSGSGSSGGGRSVAGGRSGDGGRSAAGGRSGDGGRSCAGGRSDDRDGGTCKSNRVSNIYFNDNARRSVSALPHMNVINAKKCGMYNNTCDEGTLSKKSAEVDRSYKHLEKDREYLLEKRKMLVEKEKGIYDRMRHNNDYAYAAVRGFDRGEDKKPNELDRRNRSLSMCMNEQEKRRDSSTYNMKKEYHEQQERGEPGSSYTVQKRNMYALKNFAHNGPDAYTCR; this is encoded by the exons ATGCCTAGCAAGTACGACGATGGAGAAAGCCGCCTAAACGAGTATGAAGTAATTAAAAAGATTGGCAATGGGAGATTTGGAGAGGTGTTCCTTGTAAAGCATAAAAGGACACAAGAATTTTTCTGTTGGAAGGCTATATCATATAGGGGGTtgaaagaaagagaaaaatcaCAACTAGTTATTGAAGTGAATGTGATGAGGGAACTAAAACACAAGAATATTGTTCGGTACATAGATCGCTTTCTAAATAAAGCCAATCAGAAGTTATATATCCTGATGGAGTTCTGTGATGCAGGGGATTTGTCAAGGAACATACAGAAATGCTACAAAATGTTTGGGAAAATAGAAGAGCATGCAATTGTAGACATTACGAGGCAGTTACTACATGCCTTAGCTTACTGTCACAATTTGAAGGATGGACCGAATGGAGAGAGAGTATTGCATAGAGATTTGAAaccacaaaatatttttttatcgacTGGGATTCGACATATAGGGAAAATAACAGCTCAAGCGAACAGTCTGAATGGAAGACCTATAGCCAAAATTGGAGATTTTGGACttagtaaaaatattggcATAGAAAGTATGGCACATTCATGTGTTGGTACCCCCTACTATTGGTCTCCTGAATTACTTTTACACGAAACGAAGAGCTATGATGATAAGAGTGACATGTGGGCTCTTGGTTGTATCATCTATGAACTGTGCTCAGGCAAAACGCCATTTCATAAGGCGAACAATTTTTCGCAACTTATTTCGGAACTGAAAAGGGGACCTGAATTGCCAATTAAAGGGAAGTCAAAGGATCTAAATATGTTAATCAAAAATTTGCTCAGCTTGTCTGCGAAAGAGCGGCCCAGCGCTCTGCAGTGTCTGGGGTATCAGATCATTAAGAGTGTGGGTCCCCCTGGGGGGGGCGTAGTAGGTGTAGCAGGTGTAGCAGCGGGCGTAGGCGTGGGTGCGGGTATAGGAGCTGGCGTAGGCGTTGGGGCGGGTGCGGGTGTGGCTGTGGCTGCCACCCCCGGTGCTGTTGTCACGAGGAGAAATCCATCCAAGGAACACGCCGGTCTGCAGCTAGCCACCATggaaaacgggaaaaatgTGGAAGCAGCCAACTATGTCATTTCACCGAATGTCTTGATGAACCAAAGAAATGACGAACAACGCGGGAGGAGAAGCTCCAGCTGCGTCAGCAGACAGAGCGCCAACAATGTTACGAGTAAGGATGATAGGAAGTACCCCCAGGATGGAGCTACTAACTGTCATGCGGTTAATGGGCACTACGGAGGTCGGGTTGATAAGGGCCACGCGGAGAGGACCCGTATTGAAAAGGAGAACGCGCAGCGGAAGGCGCTGGAGATGAAGATCCTGGAGAAGAAGCGGATAGAGCGCTTGGAAAGGGAGCGCGTGGAGAGGCTGGAACGGGAGAGAGTTGAGCGGTTGGAACGGGATCGAGTTGAGCGGTTGGAACGGGATCGAGTTGAGCGGTTAGAACGGGATCGAGTTGAGCGGCTGGAACGGGATCGAGTTGAGCGGATGGAGCGGGATCGAGTTGAGCGGTTGGAACGGGAGCGAGTAGACCGCCTTGAACGGGAGCGAGTAGACCGCCTCGAACGGGAGCGAGTAGACCGCCTCGAACGGGAGCGAGTAGACCGCCTCGAACGGGAGCGAGCAGACCGCCTCGAACGAGACCGATTGGAGAAGGCGCGTCGGAACTCGTACTTTCTCAAAGGCATGGAGAATGGGCCCAACGGAGGAGGCGGGCCAGCCGACGGGCCCAGCGTGGGTGCCAGCGACCGCAGGAGTCACAGCGGCGTGCGCAGCAGCATACAGAGCAGTGCGAGGAGCGGCGTACACGAGAGTGTACGAAGCGGTGTGCACGAGAGTGTACGAAGCGGTGTGCACGAGAGCGTACGAAGTGTTGTGCATGACAGCGTACGAAGCGGCGTGCATGACAGCGTACGAAACGGTATACCCGACCATGTCCGCAAAAGCACGAGCAGCGCTTCGAACGTCGAAGGGATGGGGAACGGGAGAGCTCTGCCACCCAACCAAGGTACTCACGGAGGAACCTTCTCTAGAGCGAAAGACACAAATGATCATGTTAGTAATTACAAACCATACATATATGACAGTAGAAAAGCAAAGAATTACCAGGAGACCTTTGATAGGAGTGACCTGCATGGCTACATGAAGAACAGCTCTATAACCACGACGGTACCCTCCAGCCACATTATGCAGACACAGGGAAACAAAGCAGTGAGTGTGAATAGTAAGTAcctggggggagggggttaTGGAGGGTATAGCAATCACGCTGCCACTGGTCAGTACATCACCAACTCGGTGGAGAGTGCAAAGTATCGAGACCATAGCAAGTACAGTGTCGGATTGGCTGAGAATGCAAAGGAGATGTACAAAGAGACGGTGAACTCGATTTGCTCCACGGAGTCGCAGTATGAACGGGTGTATAATCGTAGTAACAGGGGGGTGCATGCTCACAGTGGGAGTGGGAGTGGGAGCagtggaggggggagaagcgtcgcaggagggagaagcggtgacggggggagaagcgccgcaggagggagaagcggtgaCGGGGGGAGAAGCTGCGCCGGAGGGAGAAGCGACGATCGGGACGGAGGGACCTGCAAGAGCAACAGGGTATCAAACATTTACTTTAATGACAACGCCAGGAGGAGCGTCAGTGCGCTGCCACACATGAATGTAATTAACGCGAAAAAATGTGGCATGTACAATAACACGTGCGATGAGGGCACGCTGAGTAAGAAGAGTGCCGAAGTAGATCGGAGTTACAAGCACCTGGAGAAGGACAGGGAATACCTTCTAGAGAAGCGCAAGATGCTggtggagaaggagaagggcATCTACGACCGAATGCGCCACAACAACGACTACGCGTATGCGGCTGTACGCGGGTTCGACCG AGGCGAAGACAAGAAGCCGAACGAGCTGGATAGGCGAAACAGAAGCCTCTCCATGTGCATGAACGAGCAAGAAAAGAGAAGGGACTCCTCCACGTATAACATGAAGAAGGAGTACCACGAGCAGCAAGAGCGGGGAGAACCCGGCAGCAGCTACACCGTGCAAAAGAGAAACATGTACGCCTTAAAGAACTTCGCCCACAACGGCCCTGACGCCTACACGTGCAGGTAG